Sequence from the Cryptococcus neoformans var. grubii H99 chromosome 3, complete sequence genome:
AGCAGAGGCTGGGAGAGATTTGGCGAGAGAGGGAATTTGGTGGAGGACGATTGGTTAGAGTcgtggagaaggaagaaaggggaagggtgAAGTGGTGGGAAGAGGTCATCGGAGCGATTCCTTCAGCTTGGTTGGCGTAATCTATTTGGGATTTCCAGGAAAATTAGGGTTAGAGTAGGCTTAAAACAGTCAATCAAGCATTTTAGACATAGAGGCAAGAGTAGCAAGTTGTATACAGATGCATAAACTATAGGTGAAACCGACCTTCTAAACTTCCAAATGTTTTGGTTCTATTTGCCGATCCTCTGCCTGGCCACCTCAACCTGTCTAGCAATCATGCTTCTCGCGGGACCACCAATGGcgttcctcttctccacacTTGTCTCAAAGTCAAAGATCTCCATGACAGTTTCGTCAAACCTCTCGTCCAACTCCTTCCATTGTTCCATAGTCAAATCGGAAATCTGGCAGTTGATCTTCTCGGCGAGGGCGACTGAACGGCCAGAGATGTGGTGAGTCTCACGGAAGGGGACACCCTTGCGGACGAGGTAGTCGGCAATATCAGTGGCGAGCATGTCCATGGTAAGGGCAGCAGCCATCTTCTCAGGGTTGATCTGTTTCCCAGTCGCATGAGCATTCCAACGGTTTAAATCCTTGTAATAGATACACTTACAGACATGGTAGCAAGCGCACCCTCGGCAATCCTCAAGGCGGCAGAGACGGTGTCAACTGCGTCAAACAAGGGCTCCTTGTCTTCTTGCAAATCCTTATTGTAGGTTGAGGGGACACCCTTGAGGGACATCATGAAACCAGCCATTTGACCGAATGTTCGACCGGCCTTGCCTCGGAGAAGTTCAAGGGAGTCAGGGTTCTTTTTCTGGGGCATGATGGAGGAGCCAGTGCTATTGTGGTATGGTGTCAGCCGAGATCTAATAAAGTGGCAAGGGCCAGCCTACCTGTAAGCATCACTGAGCTGGACAAAGCCAAATTCGGCGCTAGAGTAAATAATTAAGTCCTCGGCCATCCTACTCATGTGCACCTGAGTCAAACTGGCCCACTGCAACCACTCCACAATAAAGTCCCTATCGGCAACTGCGTGCATAGAGTTTTCTCCAATGCTCTCAAAGCCGAGTTCTTGCCTTAAAAGCTCCCTGTCAAGGGAGTAAGGGTTTCCCGCCAAAGCAGCAGAGCCGAGGGGAAGAACGGAAATACGGGGGTACAGCTGTCTGAGACGCTCAAGATCACCTAGGAAAGACTGAGcatgggaaaggaggaagtgggACCACCTGACAGGCTGGGCGCGCTGGAGATGAGTGTAACCAGGGAGGATAGCGTCAACTTCCTTCTCAGCTCGAGAGACCATGACGTTGAGGAGGTCCTTGAGGTAACCCTCGACCCTGGTGGTCTCTTCCATCTGTAGCGCCCTTCAGTAAGCATGGATGGACCTGTAAAGTTCCAAGAATTTACTTACAAGCCAGATTCGCATGTCGGTAGCGACTTGGTCGTTCCTGCTTCGACCGGTGTGCAGCTTACCGCCAATGTCCTTGCCAATA
This genomic interval carries:
- a CDS encoding argininosuccinate lyase — encoded protein: MASEQDFTKRKLWGGRFTGSTDPLMHEFNQSLKYDKRMYAADVKGSIAFSKALLKAGILNEHEQQEIARGLKIVESEWAENKFLIQSDDEDIHTANERRLSEIIGKDIGGKLHTGRSRNDQVATDMRIWLMEETTRVEGYLKDLLNVMVSRAEKEVDAILPGYTHLQRAQPVRWSHFLLSHAQSFLGDLERLRQLYPRISVLPLGSAALAGNPYSLDRELLRQELGFESIGENSMHAVADRDFIVEWLQWASLTQVHMSRMAEDLIIYSSAEFGFVQLSDAYSTGSSIMPQKKNPDSLELLRGKAGRTFGQMAGFMMSLKGVPSTYNKDLQEDKEPLFDAVDTVSAALRIAEGALATMSINPEKMAAALTMDMLATDIADYLVRKGVPFRETHHISGRSVALAEKINCQISDLTMEQWKELDERFDETVMEIFDFETSVEKRNAIGGPARSMIARQVEVARQRIGK